A region from the Arvicola amphibius chromosome 12, mArvAmp1.2, whole genome shotgun sequence genome encodes:
- the LOC119802802 gene encoding developmentally-regulated GTP-binding protein 2-like, whose protein sequence is MGILEKISEIEKEIARTQKNKATEYHLGLLKAKLAKYQAQLLEPSKSASSKGEGFDVMKSGDACVALIGFPSVGKSTFLSLMTSTASEAASYEFTTLTCIPGVIEYKGANIQLLDLPGIIEGAAQGRGRGRQVIAVARTADVVVMMLDATKGDVQRSLLEKELEAVGIRLNKHKPNIYFKPKKGGGISFNSTVTLTQCSEKLVQLILHEYKIFNAEVLFREDCSPDEFIDVIVGNRVYMPCLYVYNKIDQISMEEVDRLARKPNSVVISCGMKLNLDYLLEMLWEYLALTCIYTKKRGQRPDFTDAIILRKGSSVEHMCHRIHRSLASQFKYALVWGTSTKYSPQRVGLTHTMEHEDVIQIVKK, encoded by the coding sequence ATGGGGATCTTGGAGAAAATCTCAGAGATCGAGAAGGAGATCGCTCGGACGCAGAAGAACAAGGCCACCGAGTACCACCTGGGCCTGCTGAAAGCAAAACTGGCCAAGTATCAGGCCCAGCTCCTGGAACCATCCAAATCAGCCTCATCTAAAGGAGAGGGCTTTGATGTCATGAAGTCAGGTGATGCCTGCGTGGCACTGATTGGCTTTCCCTCTGTGGGTAAGTCCACCTTCTTGAGTCTGATGACCTCTACAGCCAGCGAAGCTGCATCTTATGAGTTCACCACCCTGACATGCATCCCTGGAGTCATCGAATACAAAGGCGCCAACATCCAGCTCTTGGACCTTCCTGGAATCATTGAAGGAGCAGCACAAGGGCGAGGCCGTGGCCGGCAGGTGATTGCTGTAGCACGCACAGCCGATGTTGTCGTCATGATGCTGGATGCCACCAAGGGAGATGTGCAAAGGTccctgctggagaaggagctggaggcTGTGGGTATTCGCCTGAACAAGCACAAGCCCAACATCTACTTCAAGCCCAAGAAAGGTGGCGGCATCTCCTTTAACTCCACGGTCACACTGACACAGTGCTCGGAGAAGCTGGTGCAGCTCATCCTGCATGAGTACAAGATCTTCAACGCTGAAGTACTCTTCCGAGAAGACTGCTCTCCGGATGAATTCATTGATGTGATCGTGGGCAACCGGGTGTATATGCCCTGCCTATATGTGTACAACAAAATCGACCAGATCTCCATGGAAGAAGTAGATCGTCTAGCCCGAAAGCCCAACAGTGTAGTTATCAGCTGTGGCATGAAGCTGAACCTGGACTACCTGCTGGAAATGCTTTGGGAGTACCTGGCTCTCACCTGCATTTACACcaagaagagagggcagagacCAGACTTCACAGATGCCATCATTCTCCGGAAAGGGTCCTCTGTTGAACACATGTGCCACCGCATCCATCGGTCATTGGCCAGCCAGTTCAAGTATGCCTTGGTGTGGGGTACCAGCACCAAGTACAGCCCACAGCGGGTAGGCCTGACTCACACCATGGAGCATGAGGACGTCATCCAGATTGTGAAGAAGTAG